The window tctcaaggatgatcaatggaaacaggatgcaccggagctcaattttgagtttcatagcaaagggtctgaatacttatgtaaataaggtatttctgttttttatttttaatacattttcaaaaatgtctaaacctgttttcggctttttcattatggggtattttatttagattgataaggaaaaaattcaatttaatcaattttagaataaggctgtaacgtaacaaaatgtggaaaaattgaaggggtctgaatactttcccaatgcactgtatgtaggccATGCAGAGCCAACATGGCGGGTTAGCATTTAGCTAGGGCTGCTTCCGAGCACAGCACAACTCGCCACATGGCCCAAACCATGCAGCAACCAGGTTTCTAAAATGTAAACAGACTACAAAAGTGAGAGGATATTACTCTTCTTTTAAGACCCATTACTTCATTTTCAATCAGTTAGAAACTGAAAATAGAAGACCTATGTGGTAGGAAAAGAACCAACTTCAATTCCTGCACAGTTTAAGTTCTGCCTAGGGGCTCCTCCCCCAACCCTCCATCTAACCGCACTCCCACATTTGACAAACATCTAGCTAGTTTTAGTAACATCCTCAAAAAAAGGACAACAGCTGAAATTGTGCAGCGAGGGACACAATCCATTAACATTGCTTTTGAAACAAGAAAAAGAAAAATAAGTAGTAGTAAGGGAAATTAAGCGCAAAATCTGTTTCTTCTCACTGAGACAGAAAAGCGCTCCTCAGCTTCTCTCCTTTGTTTGGTATGCACTCCTTCGTAACTCCAACGCAGCACTGAGATTCTTTCTCTTGAGCATTTTCTTAAAGTGTTTCTGTTCTCCGTCAATGGTAATGCCCTTGAGGACGTGATCTCCGAAGGATTTATACTGAAAGGTGGAAAATAGGATCCTTAGTATAAATTACTAAAGAGGATAAAGATATCTATGTGTAGATATAGTGTAACTGGTCTTAGTATGTGACAACTTAGTATgtgctaaaataaaataaataagagaACTATTTACCAAACAATGCCTTCTTTCGCTCCTCACTTTGGAGATGCTCTCCTAAAGAAGAAATCTCCTCCTTATACCTGTGCCGTTTTCTCTTAAAGCCACTAAAAACCTTTAAAGTCCAAAAAGTAAAACATCAACCCTGTAAATTATACCGGGCCTGGCCACATTTGGTGATTACAATGTCCTTCTGCAATATCATGTCAAAAATATATAGAGtaaaataaactaaataaaatGTTCAATCAAAAGGAAGAGCAATTTTCAGTATTTTCAAATGATTCACTTACTAGAAGAATAAAATATCTCTTAAACTATTTTTGTCTTGACCCATGAATGGAAGTGCAAGAGTGAAGTGCATGTCTTTTCGAGAGATCCCAGTTCAGCGTGTGAATGACGGTCGGTCGCGTGTGTATCCATTGTCCCCTGATCTGTCCTATCCAGTCGGACCGCCTTGATGGCAGCTCCTGGTGgccctgagagggagagatgattgTCCTCTCCTCGCCACACCACAGTCCTGAGACCGCGACACATATTAAATGAAAAAAGTAAAAATGAAACTTTAAAACATCCTGGCCCATGTGTCTCAGAGAAAGAGCAGGTCGGTCAAGCCCATGCCATGCAGCACAGTCTTCGGTGGCGGAAAAGGGAATGtcagtttttatttatattttttgttgatGTCGTTTGCATTGCTATGGTAACAGTAACTCCCTCCATCACAGAGTGGATTCGCACTCCACTTTACAAGTAGTGGTGGCGGTGCCTTTCTTGGTCAGTTTTAGAACACTGGGTTTCTCTGTGCCGCTGTTATCAGAGGAGGGCCCTGTTAAAGCTTTCTGCTCACCCTTGGCCTCCGCATCGCCGTGGCTCGGGTAGATGACCAGGAACCAGGCGGTGAGGAAACCCAGGAAGGAGCCGCCGGACGCCACCATAGGGATGACCCGCACGCTACCTGTGGCGTCCACCGCCGCGCCCAGTGCCGATGCCACTAGGATCTGGGAGATGTACACCTGGCATGACAGGATGGCACAGTCGATGCCGAAGCCCCGCTTGGAGTTCCCTGGGCTGTGGTGGATGTactgggagagggggaaagggggaagagagaggggaaaggagggaagagagagggggaaagggggaagagagagggaaaggagggaagagagaggggaaaggagggaagagagggggaaaggagggaagagagggggaaaggagggaagagagaggggaaagggggaagagagaggggaaaggagggaagagagagggggaaaggagggaagagagagggaaagggggaagagagaggggaaaggagggaagagagagggggaaagggggaagagagaggggaaagggggaagagagaggggaaaggagggaagagagaggaggaaagggggaagagagaggggaaaggagggaagagagaggaggaaagggggaagagagaggggaaagggggaagagagaggggaaaggagggaagagagagggggaaaggggggaagagagaggggaaaggagggaagagagaggggaaaggggggaagagagaggggaaaggagggaagagagaggggaaaggagagaagagagcaggagagaagagacatggtATCAAATAATTGCCAAGTTGTCATTGTAAaatacaagttttttttttaactgactgacttgtacctggttaaataaattatAAAACATTCTTCAGAGATTTGTATATAATGGAGCTATGATATTAACCTGTATAACCTGTTCCGGCATGTTCTGATGGAATCTGGCCTTTAAATGCTCTATTAGTCTTGGCATAGTGACATAAAGGTTTACGTTTCTGGATCTTTTTATGGCTTGACACCACAGCATACAGCCTGGAGGTTATCATAACAGTCAGCAGATGAAACATTACCACTGTCTGTTGGCATCTTCAAATCTGTCCTCTTGGATATGGGCCTGCAATTAACGTCCTTCAGCAGATGTTACCTCTAATGTCTAGTGTATGTGATTTAAAGTGTATCTAATGAGACATCAACTACGTACCCTATGTATACTAAACAACATCTTGGAACATGTGGTTTTAAAAAATCTTGACGCCAAATGTTGTATGGATTGCTGCCAATGATTTGATTAACCTGATTTTAATTCACACTGTGTGAAAAGTGAATAGCATTTCTTCTGAACATCATCTGTTATATAATTGATACAGTctactaactaacctgttatcaGCATGttactaactaacctgttatagTGTGTAATTAACTAAgtaacctgttatatcagtgtgttactaactaactaacctgttatagcagtgtgttactaactaacctgttatcaGCGTAttactaactaacctgttatatcagtgtgtaactaactaactaactaactaactaactaactaactaactaactaactaactaacctgttatatcagtgtgttactaactaactaacctgttatatcagtgtgttactaactaactaactaattaaCTAACCTGTTATACCAGTGTGTAACTAgctaacctgttatatcagtgtgtaactaactaacctgttaAATCAGTGTGTAACTAACTAACCTGATATCTCAgtgtgtaactaactaactaactagttataactaactaacctgttacatcagtgtgtaactaactaacctgttatatcagtgtgcaactaactaactaacctgttatatctgtgtgtaactaactaactaaactgttatatcagtgtgtaactaactaacctgttataccagtgtgtaactaactaactaaactgttatcagtgtgtaactaactaactaactaacctgaTATTTCAgtgtgtaactaactaactaactagttataactaactaacctgttatcTCAGTGtgttactaactaactaactaacctgttacatcagtgtgtaactaactaacctgttatatcagtgtgcaactaactaactaacctgttatatctgtgtgtaactaactaactaaactgttatatcagtgtgtaactaactaacctgttataccagtgtgtaactaactaactaaactgTTATCAGTGTGTAACTAACTAATTAACTAACCTGATATCTCAgtgtgtaactaactaactaactagttataactaactaacctgttatcTCAGTGtgttactaactaactaacctgttatatcagtgtgtaactaactaactaacctgctatatcagtgtgtaactaactaacctgttatatcagtgtgttACTAACTAATTAACTAACATGTTATATCAGTATGAAACTAGCTAACCTGTTATCTCATTGtgttactaactaactaacctgttatatcagtgtgtaactaactaactagttaTATCAGTGTGcaactaactaacctgttatatcagtgtgcaagtaactaacctgttatatcagtgtgtaactAACTGGTTATATCAGTGTGcaactaactaacctgttatgtcagtatgtcactaactaactaacctgttatcTCAGTGTGttactaactaacctgttatatcagtgtgtaactAACTAGTTGTATCAGTGTGcaactaactaacctgttatatcagtgtgtcactaactaacctgttatatcagtgtgttactaactaactaacctgttatatcagtgtgtaactAACTAGTTATATCAGTGTGcaactaactaacctgttataccagtgtgtaactaactaactaactaactaacctgttatatcagtgtgtaattaacctgttatagcagtatgttactaactaattaactaacctgttatatcagtgtgtaactAGCTAACCTGTTATCTCAGTGTGTTACttactaactaacctgttatatcagtgtgtaactAACTAGTTATATCAGTGTGCAAGTAACTAAactgttatatcagtgtgtaactAACTAGTTATATCAGTGTGCAAataactaacctgttatatcagtgtgtcACTAACTAACTTACCTGTTATTGCAGTGtgttactaactaactaacctgttatatcagtgtgtaactAACTAGTTATATCAGTGTAcaactaactaacctgttatatcaatgtgtaactaactaactaacttgttatatcagtgtgtaattaacctgttatatcagtgtgttattaactaattaactaacctgttatatcagtgtgtaactAGCTAACCTGTTATCTCAGTGtgttactaactaactaacctgttatatcagtgtgtaactaactaactagttaTATCAGTGTGcaactaactaacctgttatatcagtgtgtcactaactaacctgttatatcagtgtgttactaactaactaacctgttatatcagtgtgtaactAACTAGTTATATCAGTGTGcaactaactaacctgttatatcagtgtgtaactaactaacctgttatatcagtgtgtaactaactaactaactaactaactaacctgttatatcagtgtgtaactaacctgttatatcagtgtgcAACTAcctaacctgttatatcagtgtgtaactaactaacctgttatatcagtgtgtaactaactaactaactaactaacctgttatatcagtgtgtaactaactaacctgttatatcagtgtgtaactaacctgttatatcagtgtgcAACTAACcaacctgttatatcagtgtgtaactaacctgttatatcagtgtgcAACTAACcaacctgttatatcagtgtgcAACTAACCtacctgttatatcagtgtgcaactaacctgttatatcagtgtgcAACTAcctaacctgttatatcagtgtgtaactaactaacctgttatatcagtgtgtaactaactaactaactaacctgttatatcagtgtgtaactaatgaactgttatatcagtgtgtaactaactaacctgttatatcagtgtgtaactaactaacctgttatatcagtgtgtgtaCTAACTAGTATAGATCCTTACCTCTTTCATCTCATGGTATTGTCCCAGGAGTACTAACTAGTATAGACCCTTACCTCTTTCATCTCATGGTATTGTCCCAGGAGTACTAACTAGTATAGATCCTTACCTCTTTCATCTCATGGTATTGTCCCATGAGTACTAACTAGCATAGATCCTTACCTCTTTCATCTCATGGTATTGTCCCAGGAGTACTAACTAGTATAGATCCTTACCTCTTTCATCTCATGGTATTGTCCCATGAGTACTAACTAGCATAGATCCTTACCTCTTTCATCTCATGGTATTGTCCCAGGAGTACTAACTAGTATAGATCCTTACCTCTTTCATCTCATGGTATTGTCCCAGGAGTACTAACTAGTATAGATCCTTACCTCTTTCATCTCATGGTATTGTCCCAGTAGGGCATAAGGGCAGTAGGAGATGCTCATGGAGATGATGCCCATGCTGCTGATCATCACCATGGAGACATAGACGTTGGGGAAGATGGCCATGACGGCCGTACCGATGGAGAAGCCCAGCGTACCCAGGACGTAGATAACCTTGATGCTCAGGTCAAAGTTGTCCAGGTACTTCTGCAGTAAGGCtgaaataatacaatataatagtTTATAAACAAGGGGAGGCCAAAtcattttataaagccctttttacatcagcagttgtcacaaagtgctttaaaGATACTTAGCCTAAACccacaaagagcaagcaatgcagatcaGAAGCACAGTGGCCAAGGCCTCAACCTACAAAGACGCCTAGATTTCATATGGCCTCGTATAAAAGTTGGTTTAGTTACAAGAGAGGTGACTCCTGTAAGTCTTATCCACACTGTGGTTCAACTAGACGACATTCACCATAATTAAGTGACCAGTAATTAGTAAAGATTTCCTCTTGTGACTTACGCTGGGTGTTTAGGTGCTGGGTTGCTGTACAGTTCTTTGTGAATAGTCCAATTATAAAAAGCACTACAATTTCTTTtgactaattgagtgactgtatCACTTGCACAGatcatctcagctcactggctTGTCATAGTCTAACCGTCCAGCATGCGAACAGAGCGACAGATAGCACATTGGCTGCAGACTGAGCACATTGTTTAGAAAGGACTTTATGACTGCCTCAGAGCACACAGACCTGCACAAGCCTGTGTCTGGGCCCTGTGcgctcagcctggtctcatagactagacgcaACATAGTAAAAGTTAATCCAGGACACTCAAcatagtatgatatgttacgtttggtatggttacataagacagatggttacttagcgtgggtgggcgtataacgcgaacgtctagcaacccaaaggttgcaagttcaaatctcatcacggacaactttagcatttgcgCTAATTagctactttttagctactttgcaactacttaccgtgttttagctaaccctttccctaaccttaacccttcaacctaactcctaaacttaaccctaaccttaaccctagcctagctaacgttaaccagctagctaacgttagccacctagctcaAATTCCTAACATACTGTcgtttttgcaaatttgtaacgtattgtacattttgcaaatttgtaacgcttaccatacgaaatgtaacatatcatagtaaatggagtgtctcagatttacatacagaataaaacgaaatgctctgagaccaggttggtgcACTCAGTCATTGGTCACTTAATTAATTTGTTAGtttattagttagttagttcattCGTCCATccttccattcatccatccatccatttattCTACTCAATGACTGGTCAGTGACCTGAGCAGGAGGCAGCGGTCAAGGCATAGATGACCAGCCCCCAGCAGCCCATCTGAACTCCTTTGTGGTAGTTCTGCAGTTCCGTGGAGTTAGCGGGagcctggagagaggagggaaaacaaCAGCTTTAGTTAGGGATAGAGAACGGGAGGCCGGTATCccagaggttagagagaggcggGCCAGCAACCAGAGGGTATCCGGTTCAAATCCCAGGTCGGCAACAAAAATCTGGTGGGGAGTGAACTGGCAACCGGAGATTGAGTTTGTGTGATTAATAGTTTTTTATTTGCAGAAGACATCAAAAAAGACATGtacatttatgtccaaataaatACTTTGCCCACATAAATACAACAGGCTATATAATAACGTGGCATATTGGTCCTTGGCGTCCCAGTAGCCTTACCGTGGGGTTGCCGTGATAGATGACCTGGCCCATGAAGTCAGTGTAGAAGACGGCCTCAGCGATGATGGAGAACCAGGTGAGGAGATGACAGACACAGAGCCTCATCAGCTCTGGAGGCATCTTCAGCATGGACAGCCACAGCAGCCTGACCGTggtctccgtctccccctcctcactctctgtGTCCCCGCTGGAGTTGGTGTTGCCTGACTGGTGTCGCGCTCTGGGGTTCTGCTGTCTCCTCTTCTGTCTCCGCTGCACCTCGTAGATGTCGTTCAAGCTGCGCGAGGGCTTGATGAGCAGCGCGGCGTTGGCTCGCCGGTAGCGGTAGCGGTGGGAGCCCACGCGGCCGTAGTAGGAGAAGGTGCAGGACGGCTGGCGGTAGAAGATGTGTCGGCGGTGCCGCATGGAAGCGTTTGTGCTGGCCGAGTTCTTCATGACCATGTGGGCATGCCCGTTGGCGCCCTGGCCCAAGCCGTTGGCATGTGCCCGGCCGTTTGGCGTCTTCTGCTCGTTGAGCTGGTTGTTGAGAAGCGCCTCTTCCCCGTCGCGGTCCTGCTCCTGCAGGAACTGGGACAGCCGGCAGATCTTTTTGGAGGTTTTGAGGAGGTCCTGGCTGCCTGTGCTGCTGCTGCGGCGTGGTGGAGAGCCGTGGTAGGACGACAGGCGGTCAGCAAAGATGGAGGGCTCGATGTGAAGCAGGGACAGAGCGTCGTGGTCCAGGTGATCCAGTGTGGCGTCGGCCATTTGCAGCACTGAGTCCGACTTGGACCTCACCATCTCCACATCCAGGAAGTCCATGTCCATGTCGTGCAATGAGCGCCCATCCTCTTCCCCATCACCATCCCTGTAGAACTCATAACGGTCGTAACGATCACAAGGGTCGTAGATGTCGTCCTCTCCGATGAGCTCCATGTGGGGGGTGTTGTGGCCATGAAGCTTCCCTGGGGAGCAGTTGTCCTTGTGGGCCGTGGAAGAAGCGGCGTCGGCCTCCTCGTCCAGCCGGTCCTGCTGGGGGCTGTACCGCTGCTCTTCAATGCTGAACAGATGCAGCGCCACAGAGATAGTGAACAAGATGGCGGCAAAGAAGAAGAGGATCTGCTCCTGGGACTTGAAGATTGAGCCCAGGAATGTGTGGGTCCAGTCCAGACCGCCTAGCGCGTAGCCCACTGCTCCCCCACAACCTGGCCCAGGCACACACATgcaaaatacacaaacacacaattagCATCTCTAATAACACAACATAGCATGGATCTCCGTTTCAGCTGAATTTCCTGTTTGAGAATATTCAATTTCTTAAAACTTTCACAGACATCACAGACGAAGGTATGGGCATGGAAACATCCTGAAATACAAGGTGAGTGCTACTAAGACGTGTGCTGTACCAGAGGAGAAGGCGTGGATGTTGAGGGCCATGTCTTGTTCTTCAGTGTCTGCCACATCTAGTAGGTAGGCCCTTATGGGACCCTCTGTTGCGTCTGCACTGAAGTCCAGCACTACTACACCGAGCACCGTCAGAACAATCCCTATGGGCTGGTTATTTGGCACGTCGCCGACGGCAAGTCCTGGAACACAACCAGAGACAGAGTTAGTATCCTAGCTGGTACAACACCTTCAGAAAAACATAGGCTTAATTCACAGACAGAAAGTTCGCCACAGAGACCACCACATCCTGCCAATCCAGTATACATATTGATAAGCTATATCCATCCTAGTTACTTTGCAGCTCTGCAACTATGAGAACACAGCTGTATTGAAAGCAGTAACCCCCTCAACATTTCATGACTAGAACCAAGAAATGTTTTCAAAATAGCTTCTGAACTTTTGAAAATGGTATGTTCGTTAACAGTAAAATATGGCAAGTTTTTTTTCTTAATTTCCTGAAAAGTTTCTGTTTTGTAAATAAGAGGTTTTCATCCAACAGCGACAATAGGATACCTCGTCAGTGTATACTATTTAAAGAGACTCCTACCCTGGTTCACTCCAATGCAGAGCTATCAGTACAAGCGGCACGCGTGAATCTAATTTATCAAAATATCCTCTAAAAATAAACACTAGCCAGAAACGTTGTGCTTCACTGGTGTAAAACATTGTCCCTGTAATGTAAGTGTCATTAGTGTCATTGCAAATCTGGCCTACTGTGAATTATTTCACTGGGAATCTAAACTCTTAGTTGTAAACTCCCAGTTACTACTTCCATCATAACATTGAGCCCAGAGGAACTCCCCATTGCTAGGACACAACAACAAACAAGTCATTATTCCAACTTTCTCATTAAAGGGACAACGCTCTTTGGAAAATATTTAGCCAATTAACAACgaccacagaggaagagaagtgTAAAAGTTGAAGGGAAAAAAAGAGGTGTAGTACTGAAGTCTGTACTGTCtgagtctgtgtgtagtcagtcagtgtgtatgTAGTAAGCAAAGACTTTCTTCCTGACAATGGAGTGGCTGACGGACCGACGAGCAGCGTGCTAGCGCTGGAGACAGGAAGCGGCTCCAGATAGGCAATGAAAGGTAAGAAAGGGGGCACAACAGGAAACGTTTCCCTGTGAACTGGTTCCTAGTCCTTTCCCATGTCACAGAGACTGACAGGGTTCACACACACCGTTCGGCCCAGCAGGTCAGCGTACACCGGAGTCTGTAGCCTATGACCCACAGCACTGAGACCTGAGCTGGGGGTGATGACGCACAAATAGCCGCTCTGGTAGGGCTATAGTGAGGGCACTGCTCCCTTCCACTA of the Oncorhynchus tshawytscha isolate Ot180627B linkage group LG31, Otsh_v2.0, whole genome shotgun sequence genome contains:
- the LOC112229532 gene encoding solute carrier family 45 member 4; translated protein: MPKKKKMAPQNSEADAMQVQGVMVVPTAKKTTTDSAATGDRGGGGGGVVLESCQEESVSEGSIDRIPLQQWVMHGAVMFGREFCYAMETALVTPVLLQIGLPEQYYSLTWFLSPILGLIFTPLIGSASDRCTLKWGRRRPFILALCVGVLFGVALFLNGSLIGLAVGDVPNNQPIGIVLTVLGVVVLDFSADATEGPIRAYLLDVADTEEQDMALNIHAFSSGCGGAVGYALGGLDWTHTFLGSIFKSQEQILFFFAAILFTISVALHLFSIEEQRYSPQQDRLDEEADAASSTAHKDNCSPGKLHGHNTPHMELIGEDDIYDPCDRYDRYEFYRDGDGEEDGRSLHDMDMDFLDVEMVRSKSDSVLQMADATLDHLDHDALSLLHIEPSIFADRLSSYHGSPPRRSSSTGSQDLLKTSKKICRLSQFLQEQDRDGEEALLNNQLNEQKTPNGRAHANGLGQGANGHAHMVMKNSASTNASMRHRRHIFYRQPSCTFSYYGRVGSHRYRYRRANAALLIKPSRSLNDIYEVQRRQKRRQQNPRARHQSGNTNSSGDTESEEGETETTVRLLWLSMLKMPPELMRLCVCHLLTWFSIIAEAVFYTDFMGQVIYHGNPTAPANSTELQNYHKGVQMGCWGLVIYALTAASCSALLQKYLDNFDLSIKVIYVLGTLGFSIGTAVMAIFPNVYVSMVMISSMGIISMSISYCPYALLGQYHEMKEYIHHSPGNSKRGFGIDCAILSCQVYISQILVASALGAAVDATGSVRVIPMVASGGSFLGFLTAWFLVIYPSHGDAEAKGEQKALTGPSSDNSGTEKPSVLKLTKKGTATTTCKVECESTL